In Gimesia panareensis, the genomic window CAGACGCGCGTCGGTTTGAATTACCGCAAGAAAAACAGAAACGATCGTCGCCAGGAACAGGTCGATCTTTCCCAACTGGACCTGAAGACAGACCGCCGCGTTTCCGGTCATGACCGCCGCGACGAGCGGGGTTACGGAATGCCGTTCACGTTATACAAGTTCCGCACGATGCGCATGGATGCGGAAAAGAACGGCGCGCAGTTCGCCGTCCAAGGTGATCCGCGAGTCACGAAACTGGGACGCTTCATGCGTAAGACGCGACTGGATGAACTGCCTCAACTCTGGAACGTGCTCAAAGGTGAAATGTCGCTGGTGGGGCCGCGTCCGGAACGGCCGGAGTTCATCGAAGGTTTGAACAAAGAGATTCCAGGCTACATCGATCGCCTGGGCCTGAAGCCTGGTCTGACCGGCGTCGCCCAGATCGTTAACGGCTACGATAACAACGTGGAAAGCTTCCGCAGAAAAGTCTCGCTGGATCTGATGTACCTGCAGAACTGCTGTATCTGGAATGACATCAAGATTCTGTTCAAGACGATCCGCGTGATTCTGACGGGGAGCGGGGCGCTGTAAGCTGCTCTGAATCGATTCCCTTGAAGGAATTCAGGAACCGCGCGATCTCAGGCCAGTAGAGGAACACGAGTGCGCCGAGAAGCATGCCGACCGTCTGACGGCTTAACTGTTCCCAGATGACACCCGCCGGGAGAAGCCCCTGTTGAGTGGACTGGGGACTGGATGTATAAGCCGGTCCTGCCAGAGCAAAGAGCAGCCAACCGACTGTGATTCCAGTTATAGTCAACCAGAGTGTGGTTCGATTCTTCCAACTGGCCAGCACCGCGGCGAGCAGCGCGCTGCCAAAGATTATCCAGAAACAGATGGTTTTGTCGCTACTGTCGATGACCTGTGAAAACCGCCAATAACGCACGCGTGTGATCCAGTACGCGTGCGCATGAAACCAGCCCAGGCCGGTACCAAGGAGAATGCAGAGATAGATCAGGACTTTGGAGCGAAACATGACGGTCTGCTTTCGGTAAAAGCTTTCCCTGATTGTAACCTCCAGTGGTGT contains:
- a CDS encoding sugar transferase gives rise to the protein MSSVLANQSNSPVKGAIPPGELSDLVKGYLDVELWRSTGWLTRLQLEEPRVDVRCLSERTRLIKRIMDIFVSATMLIVLSPLLLLLVVLVKLSSPGPAIFKQTRVGLNYRKKNRNDRRQEQVDLSQLDLKTDRRVSGHDRRDERGYGMPFTLYKFRTMRMDAEKNGAQFAVQGDPRVTKLGRFMRKTRLDELPQLWNVLKGEMSLVGPRPERPEFIEGLNKEIPGYIDRLGLKPGLTGVAQIVNGYDNNVESFRRKVSLDLMYLQNCCIWNDIKILFKTIRVILTGSGAL